The Anopheles coluzzii chromosome 2, AcolN3, whole genome shotgun sequence genome window below encodes:
- the LOC120948793 gene encoding glutamyl-tRNA(Gln) amidotransferase subunit B, mitochondrial, whose translation MALSNRLLFRYFSAAKHPKNNARTKWKSVVGLEVHAQLETKSKLFSGARATFGAAPNSCVALFDASIPGTLPVLNKGAVELGVKTALALGCNVSAVSMFDRKHYFYADLPNGYQITQQRAPLARGGNLSFPVFVPGVTKTPYYKTARLHQLQLEQDSGKSLHDPYERKSLVDLNRAGVPLMELVFEPDLETGEEAAALVKELILILTRLQSCSCKMEEGALRVDANISVHLEGTPLGTRTEVKNIGSVRAVAQAVDYEIQRQIAVLDEGGTIHNETRAWDSTARKTVAMRDKEVVQDYRFMPEPNLPPLHLKLSEDSAESPDADAVGLIDVPKLHQTLPELPEQTRQTIIQRHQLTSTIAITLVNDVTLYEHFRSIIDESATRSPKLVANFLINELLTMLNRNKLEPADAHLTTSQLATIVDMLQENQLNIHYARRVLQELLDQRDRAEGSAPSSSCPREIVTANNWFLITDESDIRRYCEGVIERSPKLVDKYRKGKEKMLYALAGEVAKASEEKVDMARAVEMLKEMLK comes from the exons ATGGCGTTATCCAACCGGCTGCTGTTCCGATATTTCTCTGCCGCAAAACATCCAAAAAACAATGCAAG GACAAAATGGAAAAGCGTCGTCGGACTGGAGGTACACGCACAGCTGGAGACCAAATCGAAACTGTTTTCCGGGGCTCGGGCTACCTTTGGAGCTGCCCCGAATTCGTGTGTTGCTTTGTTCGACGCGTCAATTCCCGGAACATTACCCGTGCTAAACAAAGGTGCCGTAGAGCTCGGTGTAAAAACAGCACTCGCACTAGGATGCAACGTGAGCGCAGTATCGATGTTTGACCGCAAACACTACTTTTATGCTGATTTGCCAAACGGATATCAGATCACGCAGCAGCGAGCTCCATTGGCACGGGGCGGAAACCTATCGTTTCCGGTGTTTGTTCCCGGAGTGACAAAGACGCCTTACTACAAAACGGCAAGGCTTCATCAGCTGCAGCTCGAGCAAGACAGTGGAAAATCGCTGCACGATCCGTACGAGCGCAAAAGCTTGGTGGATTTGAATCGTGCTGGTGTGCCATTGATGGAGTTGGTGTTTGAACCGGACCTGGAAACTGGCGAGGAAGCGGCGGCGCTGGTGAAGGAATTGATCCTGATTTTGACGAGGTTGCAGAGCTGCTCTTGCAAGATGGAAG AGGGTGCATTACGAGTGGACGCTAACATATCGGTACATTTGGAGGGTACACCGCTTGGCACGCGAACGGAGGTGAAAAACATTGGCTCGGTGCGAGCCGTCGCTCAGGCCGTCGATTACGAAATACAGCGTCAAATCGCCGTTCTGGACGAGGGTGGAACGATACACAACGAAACTCGTGCCTGGGACTCGACGGCTAGGAAAACGGTCGCCATGCGAGACAAGGAAGTGGTGCAGGATTATCGTTTTATGCCGGAACCGAACCTTCCGCCGTTGCATTTAAAACTAAGTGAAGATTCGGCGGAATCGCCTGACGCAGACGCCGTTGGTTTGATAGACGTGCCGAAACTACACCAGACACTGCCGGAGCTGCCGGAGCAAACACGCCAAACGATTATACAGCGCCACCAGCTGACCAGTACGATCGCAATAACGCTGGTG AACGACGTTACACTATACGAACACTTCCGTTCCATCATCGACGAGTCGGCGACTCGATCCCCAAAGCTGGTGGCAAACTTTCTCATCAATGAGCTGCTTACGATGCTAAACCGTAACAAGCTAGAGCCGGCCGATGCGCACCTAACTACTAGCCAGCTCGCCACCATTGTGGATATGTTGCAGGAAAACCAGCTCAACATTCACTATGCTCGGCGTGTGCTGCAGGAGCTGCTGGATCAACGGGATAGGGCTGAAGGAagtgcaccatcatcatcgtgccCACGGGAAATCGTTACCGCTAACAATTGGTTCCTTATTACGGATGAATCGGACATCAGACGGTACTGTGAAGGCGTTATTGAGCGCAGTCCCAAGCTGGTGGATAAGTATCGCAAAGGCAAGGAGAAAATGCTGTACGCGTTGGCGGGTGAGGTGGCAAAGGCTAGTGAGGAGAAGGTTGACATGGCGAGAGCGGTGGAGATGTTGAAGGAGATGTTAAAGTAA
- the LOC120948792 gene encoding uncharacterized protein LOC120948792, producing the protein MPSASKDKIFGPWNRSESTGNVVYLSNNNTADNLAKMFSRTAPSSPRWTPYGSRHNSPPMPSSPLSSSPPSTLRRNYSSTFTLIPEDRELETVAPSAPPSTAASTAKAPASQQRVSSGRILLRLVLWWPLLLIAVAQRLLGCCMALAWKPFLLSAPAFWLSACLWMFWKLIALPLAGLKWALVALHTPAHERNRRKRTILISCGSTIQTLHLARNFYKSGARVVVFEFEGLFALARFSTAVSKFYAIQRPTPETVGEYIAALCEIVEKEQPTHYIPVCATSPAHYDALAKPHLELRGCSSFIPGAQETSVLDDILQVMRKCEANEIQLPPHQIVSSKEELARLYDGGWLAGFRNVMVASGALGLLERSKYVLPANRRDLRLNYEVSEAQKWVVIRDVIGSHYVTCTTVKDSAVIANVTCAIQADTRSLVPEENAAIDRWLQEFFRRIRLQRPINGHISFRLVKCQCSGQILPLGIRVGVSLPYICYTGVHSRVLCKPCPHFSRQNSGPLVQEGGRYWIHETVLNALRRPSVDAVQHLIGTVIDQREALFVYWDPLPYCAYYHFQLPFNSVKRFLHKRQASRTSVPAMAAPVQ; encoded by the coding sequence ATGCCCTCCGCAAGCAAGGACAAAATCTTCGGCCCGTGGAACCGCAGCGAAAGTACGGGCAACGTCGTGTACCTCTCGAACAACAACACGGCCGACAATTTGGCGAAAATGTTTTCCCGCACGGCTCCATCGAGTCCGCGATGGACACCGTACGGCTCGCGGCACAATTCGCCCCCGATGCCGAGCTCGCCGCTGTCCTCCTCGCCGCCGTCGACGCTGCGTCGCAACTACTCCAGCACCTTCACGCTCATCCCCGAGGATCGCGAGCTGGAGACTGTGGCGCCGTCCGCACCGCCATCAACGGCTGCATCCACGGCAAAAGCCCCGGCATCCCAGCAGCGCGTGTCGAGCGGGCGCATCTTGCTGCGGCTGGTGCTCTGGtggccgctgctgctgattgcCGTCGCCCAGCGGCTGCTCGGCTGCTGCATGGCGCTGGCCTGGAAGCCGTTCCTGCTGTCGGCACCGGCCTTCTGGCTGTCCGCCTGCCTGTGGATGTTCTGGAAGCTGATAGCGCTGCCGCTGGCCGGCCTGAAGTGGGCCCTGGTAGCGCTGCACACGCCCGCCCACGAGCGCAACCGCCGCAAGCGAACGATCCTGATCAGCTGCGGCAGCACGATCCAGACGCTGCATCTCGCGCGCAACTTCTACAAGTCCGGTGCGCGCGTCGTCGTGTTCGAGTTCGAGGGTCTGTTCGCGCTCGCCCGCTTCTCGACCGCCGTCAGCAAGTTCTACGCGATCCAGCGGCCCACGCCCGAGACGGTCGGCGAGTACATAGCGGCCCTGTGCGAGATCGTGGAGAAGGAGCAGCCGACCCACTACATACCGGTGTGCGCCACGAGCCCGGCGCACTACGATGCCCTCGCCAAGCCGCACCTGGAGCTGCGCGGTTGCTCCAGCTTCATCCCGGGCGCGCAGGAAACGTCCGTGCTGGACGACATCCTGCAGGTGATGCGCAAATGCGAAGCGAACGAGATACAGCTCCCGCCGCACCAGATCGTGTCGTCGAAGGAGGAACTGGCCCGCCTGTACGACGGCGGCTGGCTGGCCGGGTTCCGCAACGTGATGGTCGCTTCCGGGGCGCTAGGGCTGCTCGAGCGCAGCAAGTACGTCCTGCCGGCCAATCGGCGCGATTTGCGCCTCAACTACGAGGTGAGCGAGGCGCAAAAGTGGGTCGTCATACGGGACGTGATCGGGTCGCACTACGTCACCTGCACCACGGTGAAGGATTCGGCCGTGATCGCGAACGTGACGTGCGCGATCCAGGCGGACACGCGCAGCCTGGTGCCGGAGGAGAACGCCGCGATCGACCGGTGGCTGCAAGAGTTTTTCCGCCGCATACGGCTCCAGCGCCCGATCAACGGGCACATCAGCTTCCGGCTGGTCAAGTGCCAGTGCAGCGGGCAGATACTGCCCCTCGGCATACGGGTCGGCGTGTCGCTGCCGTACATCTGCTACACCGGCGTGCACTCGCGCGTGCTCTGCAAGCCCTGCCCGCACTTTAGCCGGCAAAACTCGGGCCCGCTGGTGCAGGAGGGCGGCCGCTACTGGATCCACGAGACGGTGCTGAACGCACTGCGAAGGCCGAGCGTGGACGCGGTCCAGCATCTGATCGGCACGGTGATCGACCAGCGGGAGGCCCTGTTCGTCTACTGGGATCCGCTGCCGTACTGTGCGTACTATCACTTCCAGCTGCCGTTCAACTCCGTCAAGCGCTTTCTGCACAAACGGCAAGCCTCACGCACCTCCGTACCTGCGATGGCCGCACCGGTCCAGTGA
- the LOC120948795 gene encoding zinc finger protein 235-like — protein MDLTIYNDVPSDTPGTYCRFCFRETSLVPIFHPTTSEPLNMELITVIVDCIGVLLKPEMDFPSAACQGCLQLMQEFHHFRRRAREYDKIIRSKILPRIEPEVIIVKQEASELENAYDDHEQADKESSSSSTLTADESRDASIDVLEQLQQLHQQHQLHQQQQQQQQQQLFLQQHQLQQLHHQPLQHEPTEEQQEPKFSMSAIFSAQANALAAVAAAAAAVTPIRTQTRSQSKRQSGSMAPALEDNRCMVCGEKFQSRDVWVAHLAVHTVERPFQCHICLAQFKTKYVQQNHIRTVHENVRSYRCPICTEPSRMFKSKRTLEDHMRYHTGERPFVCCICKITFSSGSVHRNHMYRVHREMRKKDRRCNYCGKVFDRILDLKRHQTSYCEKIVGQEMADRL, from the exons ATGGATTTAACAATCTACAACGATGT TCCGAGTGATACGCCTGGCACATATTGCCGATTCTGCTTTCGCGAAACCAGCCTGGTGCCGATCTTTCATCCTACCACCAGCGAACCGTTGAACATGGAGTTGATAACGGTAATCGTGGACTGTATCGGTGTGTTGCTGAAGCCCGAAATGGATTTCCCCTCCGCCGCCTGTCAGGGCTGCCTGCAGCTGATGCAGGAGTTTCACCACTTTCGAAGGCGTGCCCGGGAGTACGACAAAATCATACGCTCAAAGATTTTGCCGCGCATAGAGCCGGAAGTCATCATAGTGAAGCAGGAAGCGTCCGAACTGGAAAATGCGTACGACGATCACGAACAGGCAGACaaggaaagcagcagcagcagtacactGACAGCTGACGAATCTCGGGACGCCTCCATCGATGTGCTTgaacagctgcagcagctacaccagcagcaccagttgcatcagcagcagcaacagcaacagcagcagcagctatttctgcagcagcaccagttgcAACAGCTTCATCACCAACCGTTGCAGCACGAACCAACCGAGGAGCAGCAGGAACCAAAGTTTAGCATGAGTGCCATCTTCAGCGCACAAGCGAACGCGCTGGCAGCggtcgctgccgccgccgccgccgtcacACCGATACGCACCCAAACGCGCAGCCAATCGAAGCGGCAGTCCGGCTCGATGGCCCCGGCCCTCGAGGACAATCGGTGCATGGTGTGCGGGGAAAAGTTTCAGTCGCGCGACGTCTGGGTCGCCCATCTGGCGGTGCACACGGTCGAGCGGCCGTTTCAGTGCCACATCTGTTTGGCGCAGTTCAAAACCAAATACGTACAGCAGAACCACATCCGGACGGTGCACGAAAACGTGCGCAGCTACCGGTGCCCGATCTGTACCGAGCCGAGCCGCATGTTCAAGAGCAAGCGCACGCTCGAGGATCACATGCGCTATCACACGGGCGAGCGGCCGTTCGTGTGCTGCATTTGTAAGATAACGTTCTCCTCCGGCAGCGTGCACCGCAACCACATGTACCGGGTGCACCGGGAGATGCGCAAAAAGGATCGGCGGTGCAACTACTGTGGGAAGGTGTTTGATCGGATTCTCGATCTGAAACGCCACCAGACGAGCTACTGCGAGAAGATTGTCGGCCAGGAGATGGCCGACCGATTATAG